Below is a genomic region from Coriobacteriia bacterium.
CGGCGCTTTGGTGGGCGCCACAGTCGCGTTAGGCTTGGGCGTAGCTTACGAGTGCGTGCCAGTCTGTCGCATAGGCGTCCCATGCTTTCCCGAACTCACGCTGGGTGCGATAGATCCCGACGGCTTTGCTACAGTCGATCCGCACACTCAGCTCACTCGATATGAGCTGACGAGATCACGAGGCGAACTGGCGCAGCACCTTCGCAGTGAGACCGACCGCTGCCGAGGAGGCCGTGAGTTCGTGGACCTCGAAGGACGCAACGTGATAGTCGTCGACGACATGGCCGAGACCTATCTCGTTGCACAGTCCGCAGCGGAGTACATGCGGCGTCACGGCGCCTCCCGGGTTGTCTTTGCCTCACCGGTGGGGTCGGATGACGCGATGCCGCGTCTGCGCGAACTCTACGACGACGTCGTCGTTGGCAGGGTAGTACCTCGGACCGCTGTTCTGAGTTTCTACTCAGGCGAGCTTCCGAGCGAAGAGGAGATTCACGAGTGTATGGGGCGTGCCTGGGACGCATCGCCAGCGGCTGGGTGAGATACTGTGATCCGGTGAAGACGGCTTGATTGCCTCGCAAGTAGTCGACATCTAGCGTGGATGCAGGATCACGACGGATTAGGAGCGCACAGTATGACTGGTGAGGATCTGCGATGCTGCGAAGTTGAGGACAACGAGCGTGCGGGTCGACGCTGCTGCGGCCGAGGCCATGCAGGCGGCGGTGGAGGGCATGGCACGCTTGTTGAGCCGGCTGCGATTGCGGCCCTCCTTACCGGGGGGAGCCACGGCTATGACCTGCAACGGATCATCCTTGAGATGACCGATGGCCAAGTCGATGCGGACGCGGGGGGACTATACCGCGTGTTGCGCCGACTTGAGGGTG
It encodes:
- a CDS encoding PadR family transcriptional regulator encodes the protein MTGEDLRCCEVEDNERAGRRCCGRGHAGGGGGHGTLVEPAAIAALLTGGSHGYDLQRIILEMTDGQVDADAGGLYRVLRRLEGEGYAVSAWCEEGSGPRRRDYELTSEGLELARHWIQHLRERETVAGLLAGLLESGLVENDGDRSAESAQQ